Proteins encoded together in one Pongo abelii isolate AG06213 chromosome 8, NHGRI_mPonAbe1-v2.0_pri, whole genome shotgun sequence window:
- the GPRIN2 gene encoding G protein-regulated inducer of neurite outgrowth 2 isoform X3, translated as MLNESLMEKADVWGLSLPLELEAAMSSSRPEPGPWAPLSPRLQPLSQSSSSLLGEGRGQRPELRKTASSTVWQAQLGEASTRPQAPEEEGNPPESMEPARASGPEARPSAGGHWRSSTVGNVSTMGGGDLCRLRAPSAAAMQRSHSDLVRSTQMRGHSGARKASLSCSALGSSPVHRAQLQLGGTSGQGGQAPAGLERDLAPEDGTPNSAWMLGASQLSVPPLDLGDTTAHSGSAQAEPKAAEQLATTTCHALPPAALLCGMKEVGPGGCCHALPATGILAFPRLVASVSESGLQAQHGVKMHCRLSGGLPGHSHCCAHLWGPAGLVPEPGSRTKDVWTMTSGNDLAPAEASPLSAQDAGVQAAPVAACKAVATSPSLEAPAALHVFPQVGLQV; from the exons ATGCTGAATGAGTCCCTCATGGAAAAAGCTGATGTGTGGGGCCTCTCCTTGCCCCTGGAGCTAGAG GCAGCCATGAGCTCCAGCCGCCCCGAGCCGGGTCCCTGGGCACCCCTGAGCCCCCGCCTTCAGCCCCTGTCCCAGAGCTCTTCCAGCCTGCTGGGTGAAGGCCGGGGACAGAGGCCAGAGCTCCGCAAGACTGCCAGCAGCACCGTGTGGCAGGCCCAGCTGGGTGAGGCCAGcaccagaccccaggccccggaGGAAGAGGGGAACCCGCCTGAGAGCATGGAGCCGGCACGGGCCTCTGGCCCTGAGGCGCGACCCAGTGCTGGAGGCCACTGGCGGAGCAGCACTGTGGGCAATGTGTCCACCATGGGCGGCGGTGACCTGTGTCGCCTGCGGGCCCCTAGTGCTGCTGCTATGCAGAGGAGCCACTCGGACCTGGTCCGTAGCACCCAGATGCGGGGACACAGTGGTGCTCGGAAGGCCAGTCTCAGCTGCTCAGCCCTTGGCAGCAGCCCTGTCCACAGGGCTCAGCTGCAGCTGGGTGGTACTTCTGGCCAGGGTGGCCAGGCCCCTGCAGGCCTGGAAAGGGACCTGGCTCCTGAGGATGGGACTCCTAACTCAGCCTGGATGCTGGGGGCGAGTCAGTTGTCGGTGCCACCACTAGACCTGGGGGACACAACTGCCCACAGCGGCAGTGCCCAGGCTGAGCCCAAAGCTGCCGAACAGCTGGCTACCACCACCTGCCATGCTCTGCCCCCAGCTGCTCTACTCTGTGGCATgaaggaggtggggcctggtggctgCTGCCATGCCCTACCTGCCACAGGGATCCTGGCCTTTCCCAGACTAGTGGCGTCAGTGAGCGAGTCTGGGTTGCAGGCTCAGCATGGGGTGAAGATGCACTGTAGGTTATCTGGGGGGCTCCCTGGGCACTCCCATTGCTGTGCCCACCTTTGGGGTCCCGCCGGGTTAGTCCCAGAGCCTGGCTCTAGGACCAAAGATGTGTGGACCATGACCTCAGGCAATGACTTGGCCCCTGCAGAGGCATCCCCGCTGTCAGCCCAGGATGCTGGTGTGCAGGCGGCCCCAGTGGCGGCCTGCAAGGCTGTGGCCACCAGTCCGTCCCTGGAAGCGCCTGCGGCCCTGCATGTGTTCCCACAG
- the GPRIN2 gene encoding G protein-regulated inducer of neurite outgrowth 2 isoform X1, whose translation MLNESLMEKADVWGLSLPLELEAAMSSSRPEPGPWAPLSPRLQPLSQSSSSLLGEGRGQRPELRKTASSTVWQAQLGEASTRPQAPEEEGNPPESMEPARASGPEARPSAGGHWRSSTVGNVSTMGGGDLCRLRAPSAAAMQRSHSDLVRSTQMRGHSGARKASLSCSALGSSPVHRAQLQLGGTSGQGGQAPAGLERDLAPEDGTPNSAWMLGASQLSVPPLDLGDTTAHSGSAQAEPKAAEQLATTTCHALPPAALLCGMKEVGPGGCCHALPATGILAFPRLVASVSESGLQAQHGVKMHCRLSGGLPGHSHCCAHLWGPAGLVPEPGSRTKDVWTMTSGNDLAPAEASPLSAQDAGVQAAPVAACKAVATSPSLEAPAALHVFPQVTVGSSLEEAPSPVRDVRWDAEGMTWEVYGAAVDPEVLGVAIQKHLEMQFEQLQRVPASEDSLSVEGRRGPLRAVMQSLRRPSCCGCSSAAPE comes from the exons ATGCTGAATGAGTCCCTCATGGAAAAAGCTGATGTGTGGGGCCTCTCCTTGCCCCTGGAGCTAGAG GCAGCCATGAGCTCCAGCCGCCCCGAGCCGGGTCCCTGGGCACCCCTGAGCCCCCGCCTTCAGCCCCTGTCCCAGAGCTCTTCCAGCCTGCTGGGTGAAGGCCGGGGACAGAGGCCAGAGCTCCGCAAGACTGCCAGCAGCACCGTGTGGCAGGCCCAGCTGGGTGAGGCCAGcaccagaccccaggccccggaGGAAGAGGGGAACCCGCCTGAGAGCATGGAGCCGGCACGGGCCTCTGGCCCTGAGGCGCGACCCAGTGCTGGAGGCCACTGGCGGAGCAGCACTGTGGGCAATGTGTCCACCATGGGCGGCGGTGACCTGTGTCGCCTGCGGGCCCCTAGTGCTGCTGCTATGCAGAGGAGCCACTCGGACCTGGTCCGTAGCACCCAGATGCGGGGACACAGTGGTGCTCGGAAGGCCAGTCTCAGCTGCTCAGCCCTTGGCAGCAGCCCTGTCCACAGGGCTCAGCTGCAGCTGGGTGGTACTTCTGGCCAGGGTGGCCAGGCCCCTGCAGGCCTGGAAAGGGACCTGGCTCCTGAGGATGGGACTCCTAACTCAGCCTGGATGCTGGGGGCGAGTCAGTTGTCGGTGCCACCACTAGACCTGGGGGACACAACTGCCCACAGCGGCAGTGCCCAGGCTGAGCCCAAAGCTGCCGAACAGCTGGCTACCACCACCTGCCATGCTCTGCCCCCAGCTGCTCTACTCTGTGGCATgaaggaggtggggcctggtggctgCTGCCATGCCCTACCTGCCACAGGGATCCTGGCCTTTCCCAGACTAGTGGCGTCAGTGAGCGAGTCTGGGTTGCAGGCTCAGCATGGGGTGAAGATGCACTGTAGGTTATCTGGGGGGCTCCCTGGGCACTCCCATTGCTGTGCCCACCTTTGGGGTCCCGCCGGGTTAGTCCCAGAGCCTGGCTCTAGGACCAAAGATGTGTGGACCATGACCTCAGGCAATGACTTGGCCCCTGCAGAGGCATCCCCGCTGTCAGCCCAGGATGCTGGTGTGCAGGCGGCCCCAGTGGCGGCCTGCAAGGCTGTGGCCACCAGTCCGTCCCTGGAAGCGCCTGCGGCCCTGCATGTGTTCCCACAGGTAACTGTGGGGTCTAGCCTGGAGGAGGCACCGTCCCCTGTGCGGGATGTGCGATGGGATGCTGAGGGCATGACATGGGAGGTGTACGGAGCTGCGGTGGACCCGGAGGTGCTCGGTGTGGCCATCCAGAAGCACCTGGAGATGCAGTTTGAGCAGCTGCAGCGGGTGCCCGCCAGCGAGGACAGCCTGTCTGTGGAGGGCCGGAGGGGGCCACTGCGGGCTGTCATGCAGTCCCTGCGGCGCCCCAGCTGCTGCGGCTGCTCCAGCGCGGCCCCCGAGTGA
- the GPRIN2 gene encoding G protein-regulated inducer of neurite outgrowth 2 isoform X4, with amino-acid sequence MSSSRPEPGPWAPLSPRLQPLSQSSSSLLGEGRGQRPELRKTASSTVWQAQLGEASTRPQAPEEEGNPPESMEPARASGPEARPSAGGHWRSSTVGNVSTMGGGDLCRLRAPSAAAMQRSHSDLVRSTQMRGHSGARKASLSCSALGSSPVHRAQLQLGGTSGQGGQAPAGLERDLAPEDGTPNSAWMLGASQLSVPPLDLGDTTAHSGSAQAEPKAAEQLATTTCHALPPAALLCGMKEVGPGGCCHALPATGILAFPRLVASVSESGLQAQHGVKMHCRLSGGLPGHSHCCAHLWGPAGLVPEPGSRTKDVWTMTSGNDLAPAEASPLSAQDAGVQAAPVAACKAVATSPSLEAPAALHVFPQVGLQV; translated from the coding sequence ATGAGCTCCAGCCGCCCCGAGCCGGGTCCCTGGGCACCCCTGAGCCCCCGCCTTCAGCCCCTGTCCCAGAGCTCTTCCAGCCTGCTGGGTGAAGGCCGGGGACAGAGGCCAGAGCTCCGCAAGACTGCCAGCAGCACCGTGTGGCAGGCCCAGCTGGGTGAGGCCAGcaccagaccccaggccccggaGGAAGAGGGGAACCCGCCTGAGAGCATGGAGCCGGCACGGGCCTCTGGCCCTGAGGCGCGACCCAGTGCTGGAGGCCACTGGCGGAGCAGCACTGTGGGCAATGTGTCCACCATGGGCGGCGGTGACCTGTGTCGCCTGCGGGCCCCTAGTGCTGCTGCTATGCAGAGGAGCCACTCGGACCTGGTCCGTAGCACCCAGATGCGGGGACACAGTGGTGCTCGGAAGGCCAGTCTCAGCTGCTCAGCCCTTGGCAGCAGCCCTGTCCACAGGGCTCAGCTGCAGCTGGGTGGTACTTCTGGCCAGGGTGGCCAGGCCCCTGCAGGCCTGGAAAGGGACCTGGCTCCTGAGGATGGGACTCCTAACTCAGCCTGGATGCTGGGGGCGAGTCAGTTGTCGGTGCCACCACTAGACCTGGGGGACACAACTGCCCACAGCGGCAGTGCCCAGGCTGAGCCCAAAGCTGCCGAACAGCTGGCTACCACCACCTGCCATGCTCTGCCCCCAGCTGCTCTACTCTGTGGCATgaaggaggtggggcctggtggctgCTGCCATGCCCTACCTGCCACAGGGATCCTGGCCTTTCCCAGACTAGTGGCGTCAGTGAGCGAGTCTGGGTTGCAGGCTCAGCATGGGGTGAAGATGCACTGTAGGTTATCTGGGGGGCTCCCTGGGCACTCCCATTGCTGTGCCCACCTTTGGGGTCCCGCCGGGTTAGTCCCAGAGCCTGGCTCTAGGACCAAAGATGTGTGGACCATGACCTCAGGCAATGACTTGGCCCCTGCAGAGGCATCCCCGCTGTCAGCCCAGGATGCTGGTGTGCAGGCGGCCCCAGTGGCGGCCTGCAAGGCTGTGGCCACCAGTCCGTCCCTGGAAGCGCCTGCGGCCCTGCATGTGTTCCCACAG
- the GPRIN2 gene encoding G protein-regulated inducer of neurite outgrowth 2 isoform X2 — MSSSRPEPGPWAPLSPRLQPLSQSSSSLLGEGRGQRPELRKTASSTVWQAQLGEASTRPQAPEEEGNPPESMEPARASGPEARPSAGGHWRSSTVGNVSTMGGGDLCRLRAPSAAAMQRSHSDLVRSTQMRGHSGARKASLSCSALGSSPVHRAQLQLGGTSGQGGQAPAGLERDLAPEDGTPNSAWMLGASQLSVPPLDLGDTTAHSGSAQAEPKAAEQLATTTCHALPPAALLCGMKEVGPGGCCHALPATGILAFPRLVASVSESGLQAQHGVKMHCRLSGGLPGHSHCCAHLWGPAGLVPEPGSRTKDVWTMTSGNDLAPAEASPLSAQDAGVQAAPVAACKAVATSPSLEAPAALHVFPQVTVGSSLEEAPSPVRDVRWDAEGMTWEVYGAAVDPEVLGVAIQKHLEMQFEQLQRVPASEDSLSVEGRRGPLRAVMQSLRRPSCCGCSSAAPE; from the coding sequence ATGAGCTCCAGCCGCCCCGAGCCGGGTCCCTGGGCACCCCTGAGCCCCCGCCTTCAGCCCCTGTCCCAGAGCTCTTCCAGCCTGCTGGGTGAAGGCCGGGGACAGAGGCCAGAGCTCCGCAAGACTGCCAGCAGCACCGTGTGGCAGGCCCAGCTGGGTGAGGCCAGcaccagaccccaggccccggaGGAAGAGGGGAACCCGCCTGAGAGCATGGAGCCGGCACGGGCCTCTGGCCCTGAGGCGCGACCCAGTGCTGGAGGCCACTGGCGGAGCAGCACTGTGGGCAATGTGTCCACCATGGGCGGCGGTGACCTGTGTCGCCTGCGGGCCCCTAGTGCTGCTGCTATGCAGAGGAGCCACTCGGACCTGGTCCGTAGCACCCAGATGCGGGGACACAGTGGTGCTCGGAAGGCCAGTCTCAGCTGCTCAGCCCTTGGCAGCAGCCCTGTCCACAGGGCTCAGCTGCAGCTGGGTGGTACTTCTGGCCAGGGTGGCCAGGCCCCTGCAGGCCTGGAAAGGGACCTGGCTCCTGAGGATGGGACTCCTAACTCAGCCTGGATGCTGGGGGCGAGTCAGTTGTCGGTGCCACCACTAGACCTGGGGGACACAACTGCCCACAGCGGCAGTGCCCAGGCTGAGCCCAAAGCTGCCGAACAGCTGGCTACCACCACCTGCCATGCTCTGCCCCCAGCTGCTCTACTCTGTGGCATgaaggaggtggggcctggtggctgCTGCCATGCCCTACCTGCCACAGGGATCCTGGCCTTTCCCAGACTAGTGGCGTCAGTGAGCGAGTCTGGGTTGCAGGCTCAGCATGGGGTGAAGATGCACTGTAGGTTATCTGGGGGGCTCCCTGGGCACTCCCATTGCTGTGCCCACCTTTGGGGTCCCGCCGGGTTAGTCCCAGAGCCTGGCTCTAGGACCAAAGATGTGTGGACCATGACCTCAGGCAATGACTTGGCCCCTGCAGAGGCATCCCCGCTGTCAGCCCAGGATGCTGGTGTGCAGGCGGCCCCAGTGGCGGCCTGCAAGGCTGTGGCCACCAGTCCGTCCCTGGAAGCGCCTGCGGCCCTGCATGTGTTCCCACAGGTAACTGTGGGGTCTAGCCTGGAGGAGGCACCGTCCCCTGTGCGGGATGTGCGATGGGATGCTGAGGGCATGACATGGGAGGTGTACGGAGCTGCGGTGGACCCGGAGGTGCTCGGTGTGGCCATCCAGAAGCACCTGGAGATGCAGTTTGAGCAGCTGCAGCGGGTGCCCGCCAGCGAGGACAGCCTGTCTGTGGAGGGCCGGAGGGGGCCACTGCGGGCTGTCATGCAGTCCCTGCGGCGCCCCAGCTGCTGCGGCTGCTCCAGCGCGGCCCCCGAGTGA